The following are from one region of the Bos mutus isolate GX-2022 chromosome 18, NWIPB_WYAK_1.1, whole genome shotgun sequence genome:
- the C18H16orf86 gene encoding uncharacterized protein C16orf86 homolog: MDSAGAEKRPGAQEGIAVGQSQLTEVAGGHAQNSECPVMRDQCLVPAHESCQTQGEDKCPIRSTSEQKIQERLKLEEDRHKPEVEALEERGPRPMASTVRPSHGPKRKPVSLFPSLAGPSHQAHPRAESELPQGLSLQREEPENNQSEPSPTAKQHKKAKKRKSLGTPVLPVVASTVSAPSVTLGPERKAQRLRPLYQYINYCNPELNQAGEGDREAEAEVEPESELTVVPEEAGVEKLQALLPVAGELGSDLTLPCPSMSVPPTHTLVPLGEEASEEPEGLPSLGVSGCLKAEMDKSTQVDINKMLSVCNAPLVPPLSPQYK; encoded by the exons ATGGACTCAGCAGGGGCTGAGAAGCGGCCAGGGGCCCAAGAAGGGATAGCCGTGGGGCAGTCACAGCTTACAGAGGTGGCTGGTGGCCATGCTCAGAATTCTGAG TGTCCAGTGATGAGAGACCAGTGCCTGGTGCCAGCCCATGAGTCCTGCCAAACCCAGGGTGAAGATAAATGTCCAATAAGATCTACCTCAGAGCAAAAGATCCAGGAGAGACTCAAGCTGGAGGAAGACAGGCACAAGCCAGAGGTGGAGGCACTGGAGGAGAGAGGTCCCAGGCCTATGGCCTCCACTGTGAGGCCCAGTCATGGTCCGAAGAGGAAGCCG GTCTCCTTGTTCCCCAGCCTCGCAGGCCCAAGCCACCAAGCCCATCCTAGGGCAGAGAGTGAGCTGCCACAGGGGCTGTCGCTGCAGAGGGAGGAGCCGGAGAATAATCAGAGTGAGCCCTCACCAACTGCCAAACAGCACAAAAAAGCCAAGAAGCGCAAGAGTCTGGGAACCCCAGTGCTCCCAGTGGTGGCCAGCACAGTGTCGGCACCCTCAGTGACCTTGGGGCCTGAGC GAAAGGCCCAGCGCCTGCGGCCCCTGTACCAGTACATCAACTATTGCAACCCTGAACTGAaccaggcaggggaaggggacagGGAGGCTGAGGCTGAGGTGGAGCCTGAGTCGGAGCTGACCGTGGTCCCCGAGGAGGCGGGTGTGGAGAAACTGCAGGCTTTGCTGCCAGTGGCAGGTGAGCTGGGCTCCGACCTCACTCTGCCCTGCCCCAGTATGTCTGTGCCCCCCACCCACACTCTGgttcccctgggggaggaagccAGTGAGGAGCCTGAGGGTCTGCCCAGCTTGGGAGTCAGCGGTTGCCTCAAGGCTGAGATGGACAAGTCAACTCAGGTGGACATCAACAAGATGCTAAGTGTCTGCAATGCCCCGCTTGTCCCCCCACTCTCTCCTCAGTACAAGTGA
- the ENKD1 gene encoding enkurin domain-containing protein 1 isoform X2, protein MCEGPSRISGPIPPDPTLCPDYYRRPSSAQGRLEGNALKLDLLTPDTDRDLDATPPRAPRIRPGGLEILERGRRGVGGVLLQLGGISLGPGASPKRKDPKDHEKENMRRIREIQRRFREQEHSREQGQSRPLKALWRSPKYDKVESRVKAQLQAPGPGVDFITHNARTAKRAPRRHSRSLQVLAQVLEQQRQAQEHYNATQKGHVPQYLLERRDLWRREAEARQHSQPDPAMPPGHTRMPENQRLETLSSLLQSQSQLLRELVLLPAGADSLRAQSHRAELDRKLVQVEEAIKIFSRPKVFVKMDS, encoded by the exons ATGTGTGAGGGTCCGTCCCGCATCTCGGGGCCCATCCCCCCAGACCCTACGCTCTGTCCTGACTACTACCGGAGGCCGTCTTCGG CCCAAGGGCGCCTTGAGGGAAATGCGCTGAAGCTGGACCTGCTGACGCCGGACACGGACCGGGACCTAGACGCCACCCCTCCCCGCGCCCCCCGCATCCGTCCCGGAGGCCTAGAAATCCTGGAGCGTGGCCGTCGCGGCGTGGGTGGTGTGCTGCTGCAGCTCGGGGGTATCTCCCTAGGCCCAGGGGCCTCTCCCAAGA GGAAGGACCCTAAAGACCATGAGAAGGAGAACATGAGGCGGATCAGGGAGATCCAGAGGCGATTCCGTGAGCAGGAGCACAGCCGGGAGCAGGGCCAGTCCAGGCCCCTGAAGGCCCTGTGGCGCTCACCCAAGTATGACAAAGTGGAGTCACGTGTCAAGGCTCAGCTGCAG GCCCCAGGCCCGGGTGTGGACTTCATTACCCACAATGCTCGCACTGCCAAGAGGGCCCCCCGGCGGCATTCTCGCTCACTGCAAGTCCTGGCACAGGTGCTGGAGCAGCAACGGCAAGCCCAAGAGCACTACAACGCCACACAGAAGGGTCACGTGCCCCAGTA CTTGTTGGAGCGCAGGGACCTGTGGCGGCGGGAGGCTGAGGCCCGTCAGCACAGCCAACCGGACCCCGCCATGCCCCCTGGCCACACTCGCATGCCTGAGAACCAGCGGCTGGAGACACTGAGCAGTCTGCTCCAGA GCCAGAGCCAGCTGCTGCGTGAGCTGGTGCTGCTGCCTGCGGGGGCGGATTCACTGAGGGCCCAGAGCCACCGTGCTGAGCTGGACCGGAAGCTGGTGCAGGTAGAGGAGGCCATCAAGATCTTTTCCCGCCCCAAAGTCTTTGTGAAGATGGATTCCTGA
- the ENKD1 gene encoding enkurin domain-containing protein 1 isoform X1 → MCEGPSRISGPIPPDPTLCPDYYRRPSSAQGRLEGNALKLDLLTPDTDRDLDATPPRAPRIRPGGLEILERGRRGVGGVLLQLGGISLGPGASPKRKDPKDHEKENMRRIREIQRRFREQEHSREQGQSRPLKALWRSPKYDKVESRVKAQLQEPGPASGTEPAHFLRAHSRCGPGLPPPRVPSPQLTLPGPSAKAPGPGVDFITHNARTAKRAPRRHSRSLQVLAQVLEQQRQAQEHYNATQKGHVPQYLLERRDLWRREAEARQHSQPDPAMPPGHTRMPENQRLETLSSLLQSQSQLLRELVLLPAGADSLRAQSHRAELDRKLVQVEEAIKIFSRPKVFVKMDS, encoded by the exons ATGTGTGAGGGTCCGTCCCGCATCTCGGGGCCCATCCCCCCAGACCCTACGCTCTGTCCTGACTACTACCGGAGGCCGTCTTCGG CCCAAGGGCGCCTTGAGGGAAATGCGCTGAAGCTGGACCTGCTGACGCCGGACACGGACCGGGACCTAGACGCCACCCCTCCCCGCGCCCCCCGCATCCGTCCCGGAGGCCTAGAAATCCTGGAGCGTGGCCGTCGCGGCGTGGGTGGTGTGCTGCTGCAGCTCGGGGGTATCTCCCTAGGCCCAGGGGCCTCTCCCAAGA GGAAGGACCCTAAAGACCATGAGAAGGAGAACATGAGGCGGATCAGGGAGATCCAGAGGCGATTCCGTGAGCAGGAGCACAGCCGGGAGCAGGGCCAGTCCAGGCCCCTGAAGGCCCTGTGGCGCTCACCCAAGTATGACAAAGTGGAGTCACGTGTCAAGGCTCAGCTGCAG GAGCCCGGCCCTGCCTCTGGAACTGAGCCAGCCCACTTTCTGCGGGCCCATTCCCGTTGCGGCCCCGGGCTCCCACCACCCCGTGTCCCCAGTCCCCAGCTAACCCTACCAGGTCCCAGTGCTAAG GCCCCAGGCCCGGGTGTGGACTTCATTACCCACAATGCTCGCACTGCCAAGAGGGCCCCCCGGCGGCATTCTCGCTCACTGCAAGTCCTGGCACAGGTGCTGGAGCAGCAACGGCAAGCCCAAGAGCACTACAACGCCACACAGAAGGGTCACGTGCCCCAGTA CTTGTTGGAGCGCAGGGACCTGTGGCGGCGGGAGGCTGAGGCCCGTCAGCACAGCCAACCGGACCCCGCCATGCCCCCTGGCCACACTCGCATGCCTGAGAACCAGCGGCTGGAGACACTGAGCAGTCTGCTCCAGA GCCAGAGCCAGCTGCTGCGTGAGCTGGTGCTGCTGCCTGCGGGGGCGGATTCACTGAGGGCCCAGAGCCACCGTGCTGAGCTGGACCGGAAGCTGGTGCAGGTAGAGGAGGCCATCAAGATCTTTTCCCGCCCCAAAGTCTTTGTGAAGATGGATTCCTGA
- the PARD6A gene encoding partitioning defective 6 homolog alpha isoform X1, whose amino-acid sequence MARPQRTPARSPDSIVEVKSKFDAEFRRFALPRASVSGFQEFSRLLRAVHQIPGLDVLLGYTDAHGDLLPLTNDDSLHRALSSGPPPLRLLVQKRAEADSSGLAFASNSLQRRKKGLLLRPVAPLRTRPPLLISLPQDFRQVSSVIDVDLLPETHRRVRLHKHGSDRPLGFYIRDGMSVRVAPQGLERVPGIFISRLVRGGLAESTGLLAVSDEILEVNGIEVAGKTLDQVTDMMVANSHNLIVTVKPANQRNNVVRGASGRLAGPPSAGPAEPDSDDDSSDLVIENRQPPCSNGLSQGPPCWDLHTSRLLPAARSSLPSLDDREQASSGWGSSIRGDGSGFSL is encoded by the exons ATGGCCAGGCCACAGAGGACTCCAGCACGCAGTCCCGACAGCATCGTCGAGGTGAAGAGCAAA TTTGATGCTGAGTTCCGACGCTTTGCTCTGCCTCGCGCTTCAGTGAGCGGCTTCCAGGAGTTTTCTCGGTTGCTGCGTGCAGTACACCAGATCCCGGGCCTGGACGTGCTGCTTGGCTATACTGATGCTCACGGCGACCTACTACCCCTCACCAACGACGACAGCCTGCACCGGGCCCTGTCCAGCGGGCCCCCACCACTGCGCCTGCTAGTGCAGAAGCGGG CAGAAGCTGATTCCAGTGGCCTGGCCTTTGCCTCCAACTCTCTGCAACGGCGCAAGAAAGGGCTCCTACTTCGGCCAGTGGCACCCCTGCGCACCCGGCCACCGCTACTGATCAGCCTGCCACAAGATTTCCGCCAGGTTTCTTCAGTCATAGATGTGGACCTACTGCCTGAGACCCATCGACGGGTGCGGCTACATAAGCATGGTTCCGACCGCCCCCTGGGTTTCTACATCCGAGATGGCATGAGCGTGCGAGTAGCTCCCCAGGGCCTGGAACGGGTTCCAGGCATCTTCATCTCCCGCCTGGTACGAGGGGGCCTGGCTGAGAGTACAGGGCTGCTGGCAGTCAGTGATGAGATCCTCGAGGTCAATGGCATTGAGGTAGCCGGGAAGACCTTGGACCAAGTGACGGACATGATGGTCGCCAACAGCCACAACCTCATTGTCACTGTCAAGCCAGCCAATCAGCGCAATAATGTGGTGCGTGGGGCATCTGGGCGTCTGGCAGGGCCTCCTTCTGCTGGGCCTGCTGAGCCTGACAGCGATGATGACAGCAGCGATCTGGTCATTGAGAACCGCCAGCCTCCCTGTTCCAATGGGCTGTCTCAAGGGCCTCCATGCTGGGACCTGCACACTAGCCGCCTACTTCCTGCTGCCCGCAGCTCTCTGCCCTCCCTGGATGATCGGGAGCAGGCCAGCTCTGGTTGGGGGAGTAGCATTCGAGGAGATGGTAGTGGCTTCAGCCTCTGA
- the PARD6A gene encoding partitioning defective 6 homolog alpha isoform X2, with product MARPQRTPARSPDSIVEVKSKFDAEFRRFALPRASVSGFQEFSRLLRAVHQIPGLDVLLGYTDAHGDLLPLTNDDSLHRALSSGPPPLRLLVQKREADSSGLAFASNSLQRRKKGLLLRPVAPLRTRPPLLISLPQDFRQVSSVIDVDLLPETHRRVRLHKHGSDRPLGFYIRDGMSVRVAPQGLERVPGIFISRLVRGGLAESTGLLAVSDEILEVNGIEVAGKTLDQVTDMMVANSHNLIVTVKPANQRNNVVRGASGRLAGPPSAGPAEPDSDDDSSDLVIENRQPPCSNGLSQGPPCWDLHTSRLLPAARSSLPSLDDREQASSGWGSSIRGDGSGFSL from the exons ATGGCCAGGCCACAGAGGACTCCAGCACGCAGTCCCGACAGCATCGTCGAGGTGAAGAGCAAA TTTGATGCTGAGTTCCGACGCTTTGCTCTGCCTCGCGCTTCAGTGAGCGGCTTCCAGGAGTTTTCTCGGTTGCTGCGTGCAGTACACCAGATCCCGGGCCTGGACGTGCTGCTTGGCTATACTGATGCTCACGGCGACCTACTACCCCTCACCAACGACGACAGCCTGCACCGGGCCCTGTCCAGCGGGCCCCCACCACTGCGCCTGCTAGTGCAGAAGCGGG AAGCTGATTCCAGTGGCCTGGCCTTTGCCTCCAACTCTCTGCAACGGCGCAAGAAAGGGCTCCTACTTCGGCCAGTGGCACCCCTGCGCACCCGGCCACCGCTACTGATCAGCCTGCCACAAGATTTCCGCCAGGTTTCTTCAGTCATAGATGTGGACCTACTGCCTGAGACCCATCGACGGGTGCGGCTACATAAGCATGGTTCCGACCGCCCCCTGGGTTTCTACATCCGAGATGGCATGAGCGTGCGAGTAGCTCCCCAGGGCCTGGAACGGGTTCCAGGCATCTTCATCTCCCGCCTGGTACGAGGGGGCCTGGCTGAGAGTACAGGGCTGCTGGCAGTCAGTGATGAGATCCTCGAGGTCAATGGCATTGAGGTAGCCGGGAAGACCTTGGACCAAGTGACGGACATGATGGTCGCCAACAGCCACAACCTCATTGTCACTGTCAAGCCAGCCAATCAGCGCAATAATGTGGTGCGTGGGGCATCTGGGCGTCTGGCAGGGCCTCCTTCTGCTGGGCCTGCTGAGCCTGACAGCGATGATGACAGCAGCGATCTGGTCATTGAGAACCGCCAGCCTCCCTGTTCCAATGGGCTGTCTCAAGGGCCTCCATGCTGGGACCTGCACACTAGCCGCCTACTTCCTGCTGCCCGCAGCTCTCTGCCCTCCCTGGATGATCGGGAGCAGGCCAGCTCTGGTTGGGGGAGTAGCATTCGAGGAGATGGTAGTGGCTTCAGCCTCTGA